From the genome of Fundulus heteroclitus isolate FHET01 chromosome 9, MU-UCD_Fhet_4.1, whole genome shotgun sequence, one region includes:
- the srek1ip1 gene encoding protein SREK1IP1, translated as MALPGPNKDNIRAGCKKCGYPGHLTFECRNFVRVDPQKDIVLDVSSTSSEESEDDVPATQHNEKLGRSLQRHKDNEDVGKKTRKRKKSKDRKSRKRSSSSSDEEPKKRKKRSRSSSSSDEEDRKKKKKQSHKKKSKKNKKVHGKHHKKRDRKRKHKSSSSSSSSSSESSESD; from the exons ATGGCGCTCCCTG ggCCCAATAAGGACAACATCAGAGCTGGGTGTAAGAAATGTGGATATC CGGGCCATTTAACATTCGAGTGCCGAAATTTCGTTCGAGTTGACCCGCAGAAAGACATTGTTCTGGACGTAAGCAGCACCAGCAGCGAGGAGAGTGAAGATGACGTTCCCGCCACTCAGCACAATGAAAAACTGGGGCGAAGTCTGCAGCGCCATAAAG atAATGAAGATGTTGGGAAAAAGACACGTAAACGAAAGAAGAGCAAAGATAGAAAATCAAGAAAAAG ATCCTCATCATCAAGTGACGAAGAaccaaaaaagagaaagaagcgCAGCAGATCGAGCTCCTCGTCCGACGAGGAggacaggaaaaagaaaaagaaacaaagtcacaagaaaaagagcaaaaagaaCAAGAAGGTGCATGGAAAGCATCAcaagaagagagacagaaaaaggaaacacaaatcGTCTTCATCCTCTTCTTCATCATCTAGTGAATCTTCAGAAAGTGACTGA